One genomic window of Cannabis sativa cultivar Pink pepper isolate KNU-18-1 chromosome 2, ASM2916894v1, whole genome shotgun sequence includes the following:
- the LOC133033967 gene encoding uncharacterized protein LOC133033967, translating into MEQSSGQSNVNQRVSWRNMDVVKTFLETCIKEVSLHGRLGSSLKPDSWNKVRQVLETTHSFFAIQKQLKNHFDYLKDKYQTWLPITMKTGNVYDPTTNTILMSNAEWDEYIKAHPKAKPLKSAPLPFPDLCKALFDGTTATGFYGWSPSCTISRPMNSSTSPNIETDAYAEENAPSNQNDEADNTSPSQYSTPLGGQKKKRKISSQHDIDDKMSVALELLIKKNSGPEVEDCMEKLDGLGWEEPLYSATIGILCEGDSYRKVWMNMKDVNIMENWVKAMGKKLGYF; encoded by the exons ATGGAACAATCTAGTGGACAATCTAATGTAAATCAAAGAGTAAGTTGGAGGAATATGGATGTGGTAAAAACTTTTTTGGAGACTTGTATTAAAGAAGTATCTCTACATGGAAGACTTGGAAGTAGTTTAAAGCCAGATTCATGGAATAAAGTTAGACAAGTTTTGGAGACTACTCATTCTTTCTTTGCAATACAAAAGCAATTGAAGAATcattttgattatctaaaggATAAATATCAAACATGGTTGCCAATAACTATGAAAACAGGAAATGTTTATGATCCTACAACTAATACCATTCTTATGTCTAATGCCGAGTGGGATGAGTACATTAAG GCTCACCCAAAGGCAAAACCATTGAAAAGTGCTCCTTTACCCTTTCCGGATCTCTGTAAAGCGCTCTTTGATGGTACTACTGCAACTGGATTTTATGGTTGGAGTCCTAGTTGTACGATTTCTCGACCTATGAACTCATCTACATCTCCTAATATTGAGACGGATGCTTATGCTGAAGAAAATGCACCTAGTAACCAAAATGATGAAGCTGATAACACTTCTCCATCTCAATATTCAACTCCTTTAGGAGgacaaaagaagaaaagaaagatttCATCTCAACATGATATTGATGATAAGATGTCTGTTGCATTGGAGTtgttaattaaaaagaatagtGGCCCTGAAGTTGAGGATTGCATGGAAAAATTGGATGGACTTGGATGGGAGGAGCCTTTGTATAGTGCAACTATTGGCATACTTTGTGAAGGCGATAGCTATAGAAAAGTATGGATGAACATGAAAGACGTCAACATAATGGAGAATTGGGTTAAGGCCATGGGAAAAAAATTGGGATATTTTTGA